A single region of the Pan troglodytes isolate AG18354 chromosome 22, NHGRI_mPanTro3-v2.0_pri, whole genome shotgun sequence genome encodes:
- the DONSON gene encoding protein downstream neighbor of Son isoform X2, translated as MALSVPGYSPGFRKPPEVVRLRRKRARSRGAAASPPRELTEPAARRAALVAGLPLRPFPAAGGRGGGSGGGPAAARRNPFARLDNRPRVAAEPPDGPAREQLESPVPTSHVSFSEPDIPSSKITELPVDWSIKTRLLFTSSQPFTWADHLKAQEEAQGLVQHCRATEVTLPKSIQDPKLSTELRCTFQQSLIYWLHPALSWLPLFPRIGADRKMAGKTSPWSNDATLQHVLMSDWSVSFTSLYNLLKTKLCPYFYVCTYQFTVLFRAAGLAGSDLITALISPTTRGLREAMRNEGIEFSLPLIKESGHKKETASGTSLGYGEEQAISDEDEEESFSWLEEMGVQDKIKKPDILSIKLRKEKHEVQMDHRPESVVLVKGINTFTLLNFLINSKSLVATSGPQAGLPPTLLSPVAFRGATMQMLKARSVNVKTQALSGYRDQFSLEITGPIMPHSLHSLTMLLKSSQSGSFSAVLYPHEPTAVFNICLQMDKVLDMEVVHKELTNCGLHPNTLEQLSQIPLLGKSSLRNVVLRDYIYNWRS; from the exons ATGGCCCTTTCGGTGCCCGGCTACTCACCGGGCTTCCGAAAGCCGCCCGAGGTAGTGCGGCTCCGACGGAAAAGGGCCCGGAGCCGTGGAGCTGCCGCCTCCCCGCCCCGTGAGCTGACGGAGCCGGCGGCCCGCCGAGCCGCCCTGGTGGCGGGGCTGCCTCTTCGCCCTTTCCCTGCTGCGGGGGGCagaggcggcggcagcggcggcggcccGGCCGCTGCTCGGAGGAACCCCTTCGCCCGCCTGGACAACCGACCGCGGGTCGCCGCGGAGCCCCCCGACGGGCCGGCCCGCGAGCAGCTGGAGTCGCCGGTCCCG ACTTCACATGTATCATTCTCCGAGCCTGATATTCCGTCCTCAAAAATTACTGAGTTACCTGTGGACTGGAGTATTAAAACGCGACTCCTTTTCACCTCTTCTCAACCCTTTAcctgggcagatcatttgaaagCACAGGAAGAAGCTCAAGGTCTTGTCCAGCATTGTAGGGCAACAGAAGTTACTTTGCCTAAAAGTATACAG GATCCCAAACTCTCCACTGAGCTCCGTTGTACCTTCCAGCAGAGCCTTATCTATTGGCTCCACCCTGCTTTGTCTTGGCTACCACTGTTCCCTCGTATTGGAGCTGATAGAAAAATGGCTGGAAAGACAAGTCCTTGGTCAAATGATGCAACCCTGCAGCATGTTTTAATGAGTGACTG GTCTGTGAGCTTTACTTCTCTATATAATTTGCTGAAGACAAAACTTTGCCCCTATTTCTACGTTTGTACCTATCAGTTTACTGTCCTGTTCCGAGCAGCAGGATTAGCTGGAAGTGACTTAATCACAGCTCTCATATCTCCAACAACTCGAGGTTTAAGAGAAGCTATGAGAAATGAAG GTATTGAATTTTCTCTGCCTTTAATAAAAGAAAGTGGCCATAAGAAGGAGACAGCATCTGGAACAAGCTTGGGATATGGGGA GGAGCAAGCCATCAGTGATGAGGATGAAGAGGAAAGTTTTTCCTGGCTGGAAGAGATGGGTGtgcaagataaaattaaaaagccagaCATACTTTCTATCAAGCT GCGTAAAGAGAAACATGAAGTacaaatggatcacagacctgaATCTGTTGTGTTGGTAAAAGGAATCAACACCTTTACATTGCTCAATTTTTTGATTAACTCTAAGAGTTTAGTTGCTACCTCAGGTCCACAGGCAGGACTTCCTCCAACCCTCTTGTCCCCTGTTGCTTTCCGAGGTGCCACAATGCAAATGCTTAAG GCACGGAGTGTAAATGTGAAGACACAAGCTCTTTCTGGATACAGAGACCAATTTAGTTTGGAGATTACAGGTCCTATCATGCCTCATTCTCTGCATTCACTGACCATGCTGCTCAAATCTTCACAGAGTGGATCTTTCTCTGCAGTACTGTATCCACACGAGCCAACTGCTGTATTTAACATCTGCCTGCAAATGGACAAAGTACTTGATATG GAGGTTGTTCATAAAGAGCTTACTAACTGTGGTTTGCACCCTAACACTCTGGAGCAACTTAGTCAAATACCGTTACTTGGGAAATCATCTTTACGGAATGTGGTGCTGAGAGACTACATTTATAATTGGAGATCCTGA
- the DONSON gene encoding protein downstream neighbor of Son isoform X3 — protein MALSVPGYSPGFRKPPEVVRLRRKRARSRGAAASPPRELTEPAARRAALVAGLPLRPFPAAGGRGGGSGGGPAAARRNPFARLDNRPRVAAEPPDGPAREQLESPVPFLDSNQENDLLWEEKFPERTTVTELPQTSHVSFSEPDIPSSKITELPVDWSIKTRLLFTSSQPFTWADHLKAQEEAQGLVQHCRATEVTLPKSIQDPKLSTELRCTFQQSLIYWLHPALSWLPLFPRIGADRKMAGKTSPWSNDATLQHVLMSDWEQAISDEDEEESFSWLEEMGVQDKIKKPDILSIKLRKEKHEVQMDHRPESVVLVKGINTFTLLNFLINSKSLVATSGPQAGLPPTLLSPVAFRGATMQMLKARSVNVKTQALSGYRDQFSLEITGPIMPHSLHSLTMLLKSSQSGSFSAVLYPHEPTAVFNICLQMDKVLDMEVVHKELTNCGLHPNTLEQLSQIPLLGKSSLRNVVLRDYIYNWRS, from the exons ATGGCCCTTTCGGTGCCCGGCTACTCACCGGGCTTCCGAAAGCCGCCCGAGGTAGTGCGGCTCCGACGGAAAAGGGCCCGGAGCCGTGGAGCTGCCGCCTCCCCGCCCCGTGAGCTGACGGAGCCGGCGGCCCGCCGAGCCGCCCTGGTGGCGGGGCTGCCTCTTCGCCCTTTCCCTGCTGCGGGGGGCagaggcggcggcagcggcggcggcccGGCCGCTGCTCGGAGGAACCCCTTCGCCCGCCTGGACAACCGACCGCGGGTCGCCGCGGAGCCCCCCGACGGGCCGGCCCGCGAGCAGCTGGAGTCGCCGGTCCCG TTTTTAGATTCTAATCAAGAAAATGATTTGCTATGGGAAGAGAAGTTTCCTGAAAGAACAACTGTTACTGAATTACCCCag ACTTCACATGTATCATTCTCCGAGCCTGATATTCCGTCCTCAAAAATTACTGAGTTACCTGTGGACTGGAGTATTAAAACGCGACTCCTTTTCACCTCTTCTCAACCCTTTAcctgggcagatcatttgaaagCACAGGAAGAAGCTCAAGGTCTTGTCCAGCATTGTAGGGCAACAGAAGTTACTTTGCCTAAAAGTATACAG GATCCCAAACTCTCCACTGAGCTCCGTTGTACCTTCCAGCAGAGCCTTATCTATTGGCTCCACCCTGCTTTGTCTTGGCTACCACTGTTCCCTCGTATTGGAGCTGATAGAAAAATGGCTGGAAAGACAAGTCCTTGGTCAAATGATGCAACCCTGCAGCATGTTTTAATGAGTGACTG GGAGCAAGCCATCAGTGATGAGGATGAAGAGGAAAGTTTTTCCTGGCTGGAAGAGATGGGTGtgcaagataaaattaaaaagccagaCATACTTTCTATCAAGCT GCGTAAAGAGAAACATGAAGTacaaatggatcacagacctgaATCTGTTGTGTTGGTAAAAGGAATCAACACCTTTACATTGCTCAATTTTTTGATTAACTCTAAGAGTTTAGTTGCTACCTCAGGTCCACAGGCAGGACTTCCTCCAACCCTCTTGTCCCCTGTTGCTTTCCGAGGTGCCACAATGCAAATGCTTAAG GCACGGAGTGTAAATGTGAAGACACAAGCTCTTTCTGGATACAGAGACCAATTTAGTTTGGAGATTACAGGTCCTATCATGCCTCATTCTCTGCATTCACTGACCATGCTGCTCAAATCTTCACAGAGTGGATCTTTCTCTGCAGTACTGTATCCACACGAGCCAACTGCTGTATTTAACATCTGCCTGCAAATGGACAAAGTACTTGATATG GAGGTTGTTCATAAAGAGCTTACTAACTGTGGTTTGCACCCTAACACTCTGGAGCAACTTAGTCAAATACCGTTACTTGGGAAATCATCTTTACGGAATGTGGTGCTGAGAGACTACATTTATAATTGGAGATCCTGA
- the DONSON gene encoding protein downstream neighbor of Son isoform X1, with amino-acid sequence MALSVPGYSPGFRKPPEVVRLRRKRARSRGAAASPPRELTEPAARRAALVAGLPLRPFPAAGGRGGGSGGGPAAARRNPFARLDNRPRVAAEPPDGPAREQLESPVPFLDSNQENDLLWEEKFPERTTVTELPQTSHVSFSEPDIPSSKITELPVDWSIKTRLLFTSSQPFTWADHLKAQEEAQGLVQHCRATEVTLPKSIQDPKLSTELRCTFQQSLIYWLHPALSWLPLFPRIGADRKMAGKTSPWSNDATLQHVLMSDWSVSFTSLYNLLKTKLCPYFYVCTYQFTVLFRAAGLAGSDLITALISPTTRGLREAMRNEGIEFSLPLIKESGHKKETASGTSLGYGEEQAISDEDEEESFSWLEEMGVQDKIKKPDILSIKLRKEKHEVQMDHRPESVVLVKGINTFTLLNFLINSKSLVATSGPQAGLPPTLLSPVAFRGATMQMLKARSVNVKTQALSGYRDQFSLEITGPIMPHSLHSLTMLLKSSQSGSFSAVLYPHEPTAVFNICLQMDKVLDMEVVHKELTNCGLHPNTLEQLSQIPLLGKSSLRNVVLRDYIYNWRS; translated from the exons ATGGCCCTTTCGGTGCCCGGCTACTCACCGGGCTTCCGAAAGCCGCCCGAGGTAGTGCGGCTCCGACGGAAAAGGGCCCGGAGCCGTGGAGCTGCCGCCTCCCCGCCCCGTGAGCTGACGGAGCCGGCGGCCCGCCGAGCCGCCCTGGTGGCGGGGCTGCCTCTTCGCCCTTTCCCTGCTGCGGGGGGCagaggcggcggcagcggcggcggcccGGCCGCTGCTCGGAGGAACCCCTTCGCCCGCCTGGACAACCGACCGCGGGTCGCCGCGGAGCCCCCCGACGGGCCGGCCCGCGAGCAGCTGGAGTCGCCGGTCCCG TTTTTAGATTCTAATCAAGAAAATGATTTGCTATGGGAAGAGAAGTTTCCTGAAAGAACAACTGTTACTGAATTACCCCag ACTTCACATGTATCATTCTCCGAGCCTGATATTCCGTCCTCAAAAATTACTGAGTTACCTGTGGACTGGAGTATTAAAACGCGACTCCTTTTCACCTCTTCTCAACCCTTTAcctgggcagatcatttgaaagCACAGGAAGAAGCTCAAGGTCTTGTCCAGCATTGTAGGGCAACAGAAGTTACTTTGCCTAAAAGTATACAG GATCCCAAACTCTCCACTGAGCTCCGTTGTACCTTCCAGCAGAGCCTTATCTATTGGCTCCACCCTGCTTTGTCTTGGCTACCACTGTTCCCTCGTATTGGAGCTGATAGAAAAATGGCTGGAAAGACAAGTCCTTGGTCAAATGATGCAACCCTGCAGCATGTTTTAATGAGTGACTG GTCTGTGAGCTTTACTTCTCTATATAATTTGCTGAAGACAAAACTTTGCCCCTATTTCTACGTTTGTACCTATCAGTTTACTGTCCTGTTCCGAGCAGCAGGATTAGCTGGAAGTGACTTAATCACAGCTCTCATATCTCCAACAACTCGAGGTTTAAGAGAAGCTATGAGAAATGAAG GTATTGAATTTTCTCTGCCTTTAATAAAAGAAAGTGGCCATAAGAAGGAGACAGCATCTGGAACAAGCTTGGGATATGGGGA GGAGCAAGCCATCAGTGATGAGGATGAAGAGGAAAGTTTTTCCTGGCTGGAAGAGATGGGTGtgcaagataaaattaaaaagccagaCATACTTTCTATCAAGCT GCGTAAAGAGAAACATGAAGTacaaatggatcacagacctgaATCTGTTGTGTTGGTAAAAGGAATCAACACCTTTACATTGCTCAATTTTTTGATTAACTCTAAGAGTTTAGTTGCTACCTCAGGTCCACAGGCAGGACTTCCTCCAACCCTCTTGTCCCCTGTTGCTTTCCGAGGTGCCACAATGCAAATGCTTAAG GCACGGAGTGTAAATGTGAAGACACAAGCTCTTTCTGGATACAGAGACCAATTTAGTTTGGAGATTACAGGTCCTATCATGCCTCATTCTCTGCATTCACTGACCATGCTGCTCAAATCTTCACAGAGTGGATCTTTCTCTGCAGTACTGTATCCACACGAGCCAACTGCTGTATTTAACATCTGCCTGCAAATGGACAAAGTACTTGATATG GAGGTTGTTCATAAAGAGCTTACTAACTGTGGTTTGCACCCTAACACTCTGGAGCAACTTAGTCAAATACCGTTACTTGGGAAATCATCTTTACGGAATGTGGTGCTGAGAGACTACATTTATAATTGGAGATCCTGA